Proteins encoded in a region of the Coleofasciculus sp. FACHB-T130 genome:
- a CDS encoding metallophosphoesterase, translating to MHWILTESLSVENLTVAIAGLPASLQGTKLVQLSDLHYDGKRLSETLLAEAIEVSNQLEPDLVLLTGDFVTDDPSPIHALVQRLKHLQGRAGVYAVLGNHDNYYRHSKQVVQDALTSIGIHVLCNEIAYPLGKELPLVGLADFWSRDFNPAPVMSQLDRDTPRIVLSHNPDTAEILQEWRVDLQLSGHTHGGQVVIPGYGPAPQLLQNFRHLIPKPMQRWVPFMKECNKVVERWEWAQGWHQVGKNQLYVNRGLGTYWPGRLFCPPEVTAIALVDQK from the coding sequence ATGCACTGGATATTAACCGAATCTTTAAGCGTAGAAAATTTAACAGTAGCGATCGCGGGTTTACCGGCATCTTTGCAAGGCACAAAGCTAGTGCAACTGTCTGATTTGCACTACGATGGCAAGCGATTATCCGAAACACTACTCGCAGAGGCAATTGAAGTCAGCAATCAACTCGAACCCGACCTGGTTTTGTTGACTGGCGACTTCGTGACTGATGACCCATCTCCCATTCACGCCCTAGTGCAACGGCTAAAACACTTGCAAGGTCGCGCTGGTGTCTATGCCGTACTGGGCAACCACGATAATTATTATCGTCATTCAAAACAAGTGGTGCAAGACGCCCTGACTAGCATTGGGATTCATGTACTCTGCAATGAAATTGCTTATCCATTGGGAAAAGAATTACCCTTAGTCGGACTGGCTGATTTTTGGTCGCGGGACTTTAATCCAGCGCCAGTGATGAGTCAACTCGATCGGGATACACCCCGAATCGTCTTATCTCACAACCCAGATACTGCCGAGATTTTGCAAGAATGGCGGGTGGATTTGCAACTGTCGGGTCATACTCATGGCGGTCAAGTAGTAATTCCTGGATATGGTCCAGCGCCGCAACTGCTGCAAAACTTCCGTCACCTGATTCCCAAACCGATGCAGCGTTGGGTGCCTTTTATGAAGGAATGCAATAAAGTGGTAGAGCGTTGGGAATGGGCGCAGGGGTGGCATCAGGTAGGAAAAAACCAGCTATATGTGAATCGGGGGCTGGGAACCTATTGGCCCGGACGCCTATTTTGTCCGCCAGAAGTCACGGCGATCGCGCTGGTGGATCAAAAATAG
- a CDS encoding histidinol-phosphate transaminase: MFSFIRSDLSQLRAYMPHPGGASGSPVTGSIPIDRLDTNECPFDLPKELKEKLAWTYQQLIETNRYPDGSHAQLKEAIAQYANESLEAPITPANISVGNGSDELIRSLLIATCLGNEGSILVADPTFSMYAILAHTLGIPVVNVGRKEANFEMDLAAAQKAIEETQNPPIRVVFVVHPNSPTANALTTAELEWLRSLPEHILVVIDEAYFEFSQTTVVGELSQHPNWVVLRTFSKAFRLAALRLGYAIAHPELIVALEKVRLPYNLPSFTQAAALLALSQRQLLLSCIPQILSEREKLLDFLKEQQDLQVWPSASNFIYLRLPTEEALTRLAQQLKELGTLVRHTGGGIRLTVGSEEENERSRQHLLAALKAIN; the protein is encoded by the coding sequence ATGTTCTCGTTCATCCGGTCAGATTTATCTCAGTTACGCGCCTATATGCCCCACCCAGGCGGCGCATCAGGAAGTCCAGTCACTGGTTCAATTCCAATCGATCGGCTGGATACCAATGAATGCCCTTTTGATTTACCAAAAGAATTAAAAGAAAAATTGGCATGGACTTATCAGCAGCTAATTGAGACGAATCGCTATCCTGATGGCAGTCATGCCCAACTCAAAGAAGCGATCGCCCAATACGCGAACGAATCCTTAGAGGCCCCCATTACCCCAGCCAATATCTCTGTAGGTAATGGTTCCGATGAACTCATTCGTTCCCTCCTGATTGCCACCTGTCTCGGCAACGAAGGCTCGATCTTGGTCGCCGATCCCACCTTCTCCATGTACGCGATTCTGGCTCATACCCTAGGCATTCCTGTGGTGAATGTCGGGCGTAAGGAAGCGAATTTTGAAATGGATCTTGCCGCTGCCCAAAAAGCCATTGAGGAAACCCAGAATCCGCCAATCCGAGTGGTATTTGTCGTTCATCCCAACTCCCCCACCGCTAACGCCTTAACTACCGCCGAGTTGGAATGGCTGCGGAGTTTGCCAGAGCATATTTTGGTGGTCATTGACGAAGCTTATTTTGAATTTAGCCAGACAACCGTGGTGGGTGAATTGTCGCAGCATCCAAACTGGGTGGTACTCAGAACATTTTCCAAGGCGTTTCGGCTGGCAGCACTGCGACTAGGATATGCGATCGCTCACCCAGAACTCATCGTCGCCCTCGAAAAAGTCCGTCTCCCCTACAATCTCCCCAGCTTCACCCAAGCTGCCGCTTTACTTGCCCTTTCCCAGCGGCAACTGCTACTTAGCTGCATTCCCCAAATTCTTAGCGAACGAGAAAAGTTACTCGATTTTCTCAAAGAGCAACAGGATTTACAAGTTTGGCCCAGTGCCTCAAACTTCATCTACCTGCGTCTCCCGACAGAGGAAGCCCTGACTCGATTGGCGCAGCAACTCAAAGAGTTAGGAACCTTAGTTCGTCACACCGGCGGCGGCATTCGTCTGACGGTAGGCAGTGAAGAAGAAAATGAGCGATCGCGCCAGCATCTCCTGGCAGCCTTAAAAGCAATCAACTAA